In a single window of the Acipenser ruthenus chromosome 42, fAciRut3.2 maternal haplotype, whole genome shotgun sequence genome:
- the LOC117401145 gene encoding desert hedgehog protein, whose translation MLSWHRLARLGLLSLSCWVLAQGCGPGPGTGHRTRPKKLTPMPYKHFVPNFSENNLGASGRQEGKITRNSERFKDLIPNYNPDIIFKDEENTSADRLMTQRCKDCVNSLAIAVLNQWPGVRLRVTEGWDEDGHHSPDSLHYEGRAVDITTSDRDPRKYGVLAQLAVEAGFDWVHYESRSHVHCSVKSDHSVTVKKGGCFPGSARVTLAGGQLVTLSALRPGAQVLAVDGSGRVVPSQVLLFLDRDVGRKTQFVVLETEETQLRLTPSHLIFLARNRTLDPKLYRASFASRVRPGHFVLVGHQRELRPSRVRAVSLEEGVGVHAPLTEHGTLLVDGVLASCYALIEHHSLAHWAFGPLRFLHLLYSAVGTSHTGNLTQDSVGAHWGRDGNTGVHWYAKLLYTVGRMVLDPERFHP comes from the exons ATGCTGTCCTGGCACAGACTGGCACGACTCGGCCTGCTTTCCCTCAGCTGCTGGGTGCTAGCCCAGGGCTGCGGACCGGGACCGGGTACCGGCCACCGAACACGACCCAAGAAGCTGACGCCCATGCCTTACAAACACTTTGTACCCAACTTCTCCGAGAACAACCTGGGCGCCAGCGGGAGGCAGGAGGGCAAGATCACGCGCAACTCGGAGCGCTTCAAGGACTTGATTCCAAACTACAACCCGGATATCATCTTCAAGGACGAGGAGAACACGTCGGCGGACCGCCTCATGACACAG cGCTGTAAGGACTGTGTGAACTCCCTGGCCATCGCAGTGTTGAACCAGTGGCCAGGAGTGAGGCTGCGTGTGACGGAAGGCTGGGACGAGGACGGGCACCATTCCCCGGATTCCCTGCACTACGAGGGGCGGGCCGTCGACATCACCACCTCGGACCGGGACCCTCGCAAGTACGGGGTGCTGGCACAGCTGGCTGTGGAGGCGGGCTTCGACTGGGTGCACTACGAGTCCCGGTCACACGTGCACTGCTCCGTCAAGTCAG ATCACTCCGTCACAGTGAAGAAGGGGGGCTGTTTCCCTGGCAGTGCGCGGGTCACTCTGGCTGGCGGTCAGCTGGTCACTCTCTCAGCCCTGCGGCCGGGGGCTCAGGTCCTGGCGGTGGACGGTTCGGGCCGGGTGGTGCCCAGCCAGGTCCTGCTTTTTCTGGACCGCGATGTGGGCCGGAAGACCCAATTTGTGGTCCTGGAGACAGAAGAGACCCAACTGAGACTCACCCCGTCCCACCTCATCTTCCTGGCCCGCAACAGGACGCTGGACCCCAAACTCTACCGAGCTTCGTTCGCGAGCCGGGTCCGACCGGGCCACTTCGTCCTAGTGGGGCACCAAAGGGAGCTCCGCCCCTCCAGGGTCCGGGCAGTCTCATTGGAAGAGGGAGTAGGGGTGCACGCCCCCTTGACAGAGCATGGCACCCTATTGGTGGATGGTGTCCTGGCTTCTTGCTATGCCCTAATCGAGCACCACAGTTTGGCTCACTGGGCTTTTGGGCCTCTGAGGTTCCTGCACTTGCTGTACAGTGCAGTCGGGACGTCCCACACAGGGAACCTGACACAGGACAGTGTGGGGGCACACTGGGGTCGGGACGGGAACACTGGAGTGCACTGGTATGCAAAGTTGCTCTACACAGTGGGGCGCATGGTTTTGGATCCAGAGAGATTTCACCCCTAA
- the LOC131709250 gene encoding activin receptor type-1-like: MSTGLSCIVFFATLVLPCVLTERIQCEDSVKGSICLGDLCYTAKLPDTVVKGCLKNACQAGFACCHTEMCNSNTTLLSPVKPKPTPDDSEENVNESDKGRWECVCEGSEGCEDGRCWGHRCFVVVSAEGYTVKGCYTTHIMERCRQPPQREKCCEGTFCNTNLTVPLHTTPQPPGDTVEQLVLFTVIPVLVLIVLVPLVILLFWWMSSQRRRQVIVKQEEYGNVNMLRTPSLGDSTCGDIFDEFCTSGSGSGLPYLVQRTVARQISLMECVGKGRYGEVWRGVWMGENVAVKIFSSRDEQSWFRETEIYNTVQLRHDNILGFIASDMTSKNSSTQLWLITHFYEHGSLYDYLQLNTLDSQGCLRFCLSIACGLVHLHTEIFSTQGKAAIAHRDLKSRNILVKRNRQCCLADLGLAVMHCQTSDSLDIGNNLRVGTKRYMAPEVLEESIRTDCFESYKQTDVWALGLVLWEITRRTVINGIVEEYRPPFFDVVPTDPSFEDMKKVVCTDQQRPNIPNRYYSDPTLSTIAKIMKECWYASPSARLTSLRIKKTLSKLDNSEDKLKQDY; this comes from the exons ATGTCCACTGGTTTAAGCTGCATTGTGTTTTTTGCCACCCTGGTTCTTCCATGTGTTCTAACAG AACGCATTCAATGCGAAGATTCAGTAAAGGGGTCCATTTGCTTGGGGGACTTGTGCTATACTGCTAAACTTCCAGACACGGTTGTGAAAGGCTGTCTGAAAAACGCTTGTCAAGCGGGCTTTGCTTGCTGTCATACAGAGATGTGCAATTCAAACACAACCTTGCTATCCCCTG TGAAGCCCAAGCCCACTCCCGATGATTCTGAGGAAAATGTAAATG AATCCGACAAGGGTCGATGGGAGTGTGTGTGCGAGGGGTCCGAGGGCTGTGAAGACGGTAGATGTTGGGGTCACAGGTGCTTCGTTGTTGTGTCTGCCGAGGGGTACACTGTGAAAGGCTGCTACACCACACACATCATGGAACGCTGTCGCCAGCCACCCCAGAGAGAGAAGTGCTGTGAAGGAACCTTCTGTAACACCAACCTGACTGTCCCCCTGCACA CCACCCCGCAACCACCAGGTGACACTGTGGAGCAGCTGGTTCTCTTCACTGTGATCCCAGTGCTGGTTCTCATTGTACTGGTGCCACTGGTTATACTGCTTTTCTGGTGGATGAGCTCCCAGCGCCGCCGGCAGGTCATCGTCAAACAGGAAGAGTACGGAAACGTCAACATGCTTCGGACCCCCAGCCTTGGAGACAGCACTTGTGGG GATATATTTGATGAGTTCTGCACCTCCGGTAGTGGATCTGGACTCCCATACCTAGTCCAGAGGACAGTGGCCAGACAGATTTCTCTCATGGAGTGTGTGG GTAAAGGGCGGTACGGTGAGGTGTGGAGGGGGGTGTGGATGGGGGAGAATGTGGCTGTGAAGATCTTCTCCTCGAGAGATGAGCAGTCCTGGTTCAGAGAGACTGAGATCTACAACACAGTTCAGCTGAGACACGACAACATCCTGG GCTTCATCGCGTCGGACATGACCTCCAAGAACTCCAGCACACAGCTGTGGCTCATCACCCATTTCTACGAGCACGGCTCGCTCTACGACTACCTGCAGCTCAACACCCTGGACTCCCAGGGCTGCCTGCGCTTCTGCCTGTCCATCGCCTGCGGCCTGGTCCACCTGCACACAGAGATATTCAGCACCCAGGGCAAGGCAGCCATCGCCCACCGCGACCTGAAGAGCAGGAACATCCTGGTGAAGAGGAACCGGCAGTGCTGCCTCGCAGACCTGG GCCTGGCTGTGATGCATTGCCAGACTAGTGACAGCCTGGACATTGGGAATAATCTCCGCGTGGGCACCAAGAGGTACATGGCCCCGGAAGTGCTGGAGGAGAGCATCCGCACGGACTGCTTCGAGTCCTACAAGCAGACGGACGTGTGGGCCCTGGGGCTGGTGCTGTGGGAGATCACTCGCAGAACTGTCATCAACG GGATCGTTGAGGAGTACCGCCCCCCGTTTTTTGACGTGGTCCCTACAGACCCCAGCTTCGAGGACATGAAGAAAGTGGTGTGCACCGACCAGCAGAGACCCAACATCCCCAACAGATACTACTCCGACCCG ACGTTGTCCACAATTGCCAAGATCATGAAGGAGTGCTGGTACGCCAGCCCTTCAGCCAGACTGACCTCCCTGCGGATCAAAAAGACCCTGTCCAAGCTGGACAACTCTGAGGACAAGCTGAAACAAGACTATTAA